The Burkholderiales bacterium sequence AGTCGCAATCACCGATCAAATCTGGTTGGTGAATGCTAGGACTAGCGACCCGGCTGTAAGCAGTAATGATGAATCGCATCAAAAGCCGAGGATCACCTCGTTGATTTTGGAGAAGCTCGCCTCCGCGCGGAAAGCCGCTTTGTCGCGAAGCTGTGCCAACTGCGGCGTGGTTGCCTTAATTACCGAGATTGACGGGGTTGATAAGAGGCCCAATAAACCTGTGATTCGCCGAGTCGAACTGCGCATGGATGACGGCACCTACCAAGTTATTTCACTGCGAGACCAATCCGTTTTTCATGTCGACGACAGAGTTAAAATTATCAATGGCGAAATAGTTCAATTGGGAAAAGCAAACAAGTTAGATCGTGACGGGTTGTTAGCAGCGATGCTGGCCATATTATCTCACCGGAATTATTGACCGGGACGATAGGCTCACACGAGCAATTCTCTGAAGTCACGAAAAGGCCTGCGGGAATGCAGGCTTTTTTGTTGCCCGGTCGCGCCCGCTCCTTTTCTCTCTATTCCTTTCAACGAGGCTCGTCTCCGAAATTTGCCTCAGTTCAACATTTACGGATCATATTGACTTTAGGTTCTCAGTTGATGTCGTGCCATTCAAGCGCTTAACCCTTTCGATGCTGCCGGCATTTTTATGCAATTCGCCACGCCTGATCCAGTTCGGTGCCTCCACGAAGTTGATGACGTCACCCCTGCCACGCCGAAAAGGTTCCCGTTTTGATTCCGACAAGTGTCGGATTGGTCGAAGCGGGGATTGCACTAGGTGCATTTCGGCGACCCGACCGCAAGCAAGGCAGTCAAGTTGAACCCGCGGATTGCCCCCATGATTTGCCCTACCTGATGGGCAACACTTACTATAATAGCAAAGGCTCACGGGGCGGCGATTTCGATTCCTAGCACTCACGCTGAGCCGCCCTTTAATGATAAATCGCAGGATAACAACGAGCATGCGAACCGAAACTCTGGCGATACTGTGCAGCCCCCTCGAGCACGCGGCGCTGGAGCTTGTTACCGATGCGGCTGACAATGGCGAGACCCGGCAATCGCTTGTCAATCGTGAGCACGGGCTCAAGTTTCCGATTCGTGATGGGATCCCGCATTTCGTCGAGCCTCACGAAATTACCGGCATCAACAGCCGGTTTCGCAGGATTTATGACGGCTGGGCGCCCTTCTACGATCTGTTAAGCCGAGTCGGACTGTACGTGCTTGGTGTCTCGGAGCTCGAGTTGCGCAAGAAATTTATCGAAACACTGGAAATCAAGCCGGGCGATCGGGTGCTCGCTACCTCGGTCGGCACCGGCTCTGATCTGCCGTTTCTCCCACAGGATTGTGATTATTTCGGACTTGACCTTTCGACGGGGATGTTGAAGGTGTGCCAGAAGAAGATGCGGAAACTGAGTGCGGCCGCCGAGCTGTTCCTGGGGCAGGCCGAACATCTGCCGTTCAGGGGCGCGAGTTTTGACGTAGTCTACCAAATGGGAGGGATCAACTTTTTCAACGACCAGGGAAAAGCCATCAACGAGATGATTCGCGTGGCTCGGAACGGCTCGAAAATCGTTATGATGGATGAAACCGAAAAGGTTGCCCGGACGTTGGAGCACATTCCAGGCATCAATGCTTGGTTCAAGCATCAGCACAGACCAATCATTCCTCCCGCGCCGCTAATCCCGGCGGGGATGGAACAGCAGAAGTATCGCGAGTTGTATGACGGCCAGGCCTGGTACCTGAGCTTCAGGAAACCGTGGTAACCTGCTACCGAGAAAACTAAAACGCAACAAAAACAAACAGACCATGCGTCAACATTAGACAAACCGTGATAGTGACGTACTTCATGATCAACAAATCATAACTGCATTGTCCCCGAACAGCAGATCGTCTCCTGCGCCGCCGGGATCAATCTTACAAACTCCGCAGGAAATTAATAATGTCCTGTTTATCCTCGGTGGATAGGCGATTGAATTTGGAAATTACGCGATTTGCTTCCGAGCCCCGGCTGGCGTGTTGCTCAATCGCGTCAACCAAG is a genomic window containing:
- a CDS encoding methyltransferase domain-containing protein, which codes for MRTETLAILCSPLEHAALELVTDAADNGETRQSLVNREHGLKFPIRDGIPHFVEPHEITGINSRFRRIYDGWAPFYDLLSRVGLYVLGVSELELRKKFIETLEIKPGDRVLATSVGTGSDLPFLPQDCDYFGLDLSTGMLKVCQKKMRKLSAAAELFLGQAEHLPFRGASFDVVYQMGGINFFNDQGKAINEMIRVARNGSKIVMMDETEKVARTLEHIPGINAWFKHQHRPIIPPAPLIPAGMEQQKYRELYDGQAWYLSFRKPW